The Cellulomonas wangleii genome includes a region encoding these proteins:
- a CDS encoding adenylate/guanylate cyclase domain-containing protein produces MPGGVRDSGRPGAGAPGEEPRPAPPTGTTDALDELLLGGPRTLSARDLARRTGVELETVRIFWRTLGLPSSGDDEVMFTERDAQALARARALIEEHGLEPATVVTVIRSLGHTSDRLALWQVEALVEDMESRFGLDDTSARLLVLDRLRDLAPLLEQQLLHSYRRQLAAVADRYAAEFGHLRDVAIDGNLLPLARAVGFADMVSFTRRTAGLGSTDLSHFVQRFETAARDVVVGAGGRVVKTIGDAVLFIADTPGVGAAVALGLADAFGTSLDVEAARGAGGLAEGARGVTPVRVGLVWGRVLSRFGDVFGPSVNLAARLTDVADPSSVLVDAVTAQVLGGDPRFRLTEQPARELPGVGEVVPYRLESAGR; encoded by the coding sequence GTGCCGGGAGGTGTGCGGGACAGCGGGCGACCCGGGGCCGGTGCGCCCGGTGAGGAGCCGCGTCCTGCCCCGCCCACCGGGACCACCGACGCCCTCGACGAGCTGCTCCTGGGCGGTCCTCGCACGCTGAGCGCGCGCGACCTGGCACGTCGCACCGGGGTCGAGCTCGAGACGGTGCGGATCTTCTGGCGCACCCTCGGGCTGCCGAGCAGCGGCGACGACGAGGTCATGTTCACCGAGCGCGACGCGCAGGCGCTGGCCCGCGCACGGGCGCTCATCGAGGAGCACGGGCTCGAGCCGGCCACGGTGGTGACGGTGATCCGCTCGTTGGGGCACACCTCCGACCGGCTCGCGCTGTGGCAGGTCGAGGCGCTCGTCGAGGACATGGAGTCGCGCTTCGGCCTGGACGACACGTCCGCGCGCCTGCTGGTGCTCGACCGGCTGCGGGACCTCGCCCCGCTGCTCGAGCAGCAGCTGCTGCACTCCTACCGCCGCCAGCTCGCCGCCGTGGCCGACCGCTACGCGGCCGAGTTCGGCCACCTGCGGGACGTCGCGATCGACGGCAACCTGCTGCCGCTGGCCCGCGCGGTCGGGTTCGCGGACATGGTCTCGTTCACCCGCCGCACCGCCGGCCTGGGCTCCACGGACCTGTCGCACTTCGTCCAGCGCTTCGAGACCGCCGCGCGCGACGTGGTCGTCGGTGCCGGCGGGCGGGTCGTCAAGACGATCGGGGACGCGGTGCTCTTCATCGCCGACACCCCCGGGGTGGGGGCGGCGGTCGCCCTGGGCCTCGCCGACGCCTTCGGGACGTCGCTGGACGTCGAGGCCGCACGCGGCGCCGGTGGGCTGGCGGAGGGTGCGCGGGGGGTCACCCCGGTGCGCGTCGGGCTGGTCTGGGGCCGTGTGCTGTCCCGGTTCGGTGACGTCTTCGGCCCCAGCGTGAACCTCGCGGCCCGCCTCACGGACGTCGCAGACCCCAGCTCGGTGCTGGTCGACGCGGTCACGGCGCAGGTGCTCGGCGGCGACCCGCGGTTCCGTCTCACCGAGCAGCCCGCCCGGGAGCTGCCGGGGGTGGGCGAGGTCGTGCCGTACCGGCTGGAGTCCGCCGGGCGCTGA